A genomic stretch from Arthrobacter sp. KBS0702 includes:
- a CDS encoding glyceraldehyde-3-phosphate dehydrogenase codes for MGREALAEAMIPVIGRLYRENNVVTSIHGRSLINKSTMNILKAHRFARRMSKEELRLEETAPLLDALTKLDLGAAAIDIARLTEKYRAEGDGVSLDEFLRDELAEIVGKRGGDDRTSTDVVLYGFGRIGRLLARLLIEKAGGGHGLRLRAIVVRRGSDNDLTKRASLLRRDSVHGSFEGTIKVDLENDTITANGVQIQVIYSDNPATVDYTAYGIHDALVVDNTGRWRDAEGLSQHLQSKGVSRVLLTAPGKGELKNIVHGINHGSITDSDTIVSAASCTTNAITPVLKAINDRYGVVHGHVETVHSFTNDQNLIDNFHKGDRRGRSAALNMVITETGAAKAVAKALPELLGKLTGSSIRVPTPDVSLAILNLSLENGTTKDEVNDYLREMSLHSDLRKQIDYIDSPEVVSTDFVGSRRAGIVDGLATISNDKNLVLYVWYDNEFGYSCQVVRVMEEMAGVNPPSFPAKDAAATLEAAGLPVEVG; via the coding sequence ATGGGCCGGGAGGCGCTCGCCGAGGCCATGATCCCGGTGATCGGCCGGCTGTACCGCGAGAACAACGTGGTGACGTCCATCCACGGCCGGAGCCTGATCAACAAGTCCACCATGAACATCCTCAAGGCGCACCGCTTCGCCCGGCGGATGAGCAAGGAAGAGCTGCGCCTCGAAGAGACGGCACCGCTGCTGGATGCCCTTACCAAGTTGGACCTGGGCGCGGCAGCGATCGACATCGCCCGCCTCACCGAAAAGTACCGCGCCGAAGGCGACGGCGTTAGCCTCGACGAGTTCCTGCGCGACGAGCTGGCCGAAATTGTCGGCAAGCGCGGCGGCGACGACCGCACCAGCACCGACGTCGTCCTTTACGGTTTTGGCCGAATCGGCCGGCTGCTGGCCCGCCTCCTAATCGAAAAGGCCGGCGGCGGCCACGGCCTGCGCCTGCGCGCCATCGTGGTGCGCCGCGGCTCGGACAACGACCTCACCAAGCGTGCCAGCCTGCTGCGCCGCGACTCCGTGCACGGCTCCTTCGAAGGCACCATCAAGGTGGACCTCGAGAACGACACCATCACCGCCAACGGCGTCCAGATCCAGGTCATCTATTCGGATAACCCCGCCACGGTGGACTACACCGCCTACGGCATCCACGACGCTCTCGTCGTCGACAACACCGGCCGCTGGCGCGACGCCGAGGGCCTGTCCCAGCACCTCCAGAGCAAGGGTGTCTCCCGCGTCCTGCTCACCGCGCCGGGCAAGGGCGAGCTGAAGAACATCGTGCACGGCATCAACCACGGCTCGATCACCGACTCGGACACGATCGTCTCCGCGGCGTCCTGCACCACCAACGCCATCACCCCGGTGCTGAAGGCGATCAACGACCGCTACGGTGTGGTGCACGGCCACGTCGAGACGGTCCACTCCTTCACCAACGACCAGAACCTGATCGACAACTTCCACAAGGGCGACCGCCGCGGACGCTCCGCCGCGCTGAACATGGTCATCACCGAGACCGGCGCAGCCAAGGCTGTCGCGAAGGCCCTGCCGGAACTCCTTGGCAAGCTCACCGGCAGCTCCATCCGCGTCCCCACCCCTGACGTGTCCCTGGCCATCCTGAATCTGAGCCTCGAAAACGGCACCACCAAGGACGAGGTCAACGACTACCTGCGGGAAATGTCGCTTCACTCGGACCTCCGCAAACAGATCGACTACATCGATTCGCCCGAGGTGGTCTCCACGGACTTCGTCGGCTCGCGCCGGGCCGGCATCGTCGACGGCCTCGCCACCATCAGCAACGACAAGAACCTGGTGCTCTACGTCTGGTACGACAACGAGTTCGGCTACAGCTGCCAGGTGGTCCGCGTCATGGAGGAAATGGCCGGCGTGAACCCGCCGTCGTTCCCGGCCAAGGACGCAGCGGCAACGCTGGAAGCAGCCGGACTGCCGGTCGAGGTCGGGTAG